A window of Strigops habroptila isolate Jane chromosome 5, bStrHab1.2.pri, whole genome shotgun sequence contains these coding sequences:
- the ZNF503 gene encoding zinc finger protein 503, whose product MITSPSLSAIRNSKRSSSLSEPGGSPRRSAADLAGPNGHAGNNGSSAAAKPCFHAVPPSDPLRQANRLPIKVLKMLTARTGHILHPEYLQPLPSTPVSPIELDAKKSPLALLAQTCSQIGKPDPSPSSKLSSVTSNGSGGDKDSKSGPLKLSDIGVEDKSSFKPYSKPGAEKKEPGAAGCAGAPAAGVAAGEKSGFRVPSATCQPFTPRTGSPNSSASACSPGLLPAEGKGGEDKKDSEGCGKSGNSGSEGGPGTTSISHSRISVSCAGINVEVNQHQESTPGSKPIASDSASSCSSTTATSSTSVLGSGLVAPVSPYKPGQTVFPLPPAGMSYPGTLAGAYAGYPPQFLPHGVALDPTKSSSLVGAQLAAASSLGCSKPAGSSPLAGASPPSVMTASLCRDPYCLSYHCASHLAGAAGASCAHDQALKSGYPLVYPTHPLHSVHSSLTGATPPSLAGHPLYPYGFMLPNDPQPHICNWVSANGPCDKRFATSEELLSHLRTHTAFPGTDKLLSSYPSSSSLASAAAAAMACHMHIPTTGAPGSPGTLALRSPHHALGLGSRYHPYSKSPLPTPGAPVPVPAATGPYYSPYALYGQRLTTASALGYQ is encoded by the exons ATGATCACATCGCCCTCGCTTTCTGCTATAAGAAATAGTAAgcgcagcagcagcctcagcgAGCCCGGAGGCAGCCCCCGCCGCAGCGCCGCCGACCTCGCCGGGCCGAACGGGCACGCTGGGAATAACGGCAGCAGCGCCGCCGCCAAGCCCTGCTTCCACGCCGTCCCCCCCTCGGACCCGCTACGCCAAGCCAACCGCCTTCCCATCAAAGTCTTGAAAATGCTTACGGCGCGGACTGGACACATTTTACACCCCGAATACCTACAGCCTCTACCCTCCACGCCCGTCAGCCCCATCGAG CTGGATGCGAAGAAGAGTCCCCTGGCCCTTCTGGCACAAACTTGCTCGCAGATAGGGAAGCCGGACCCGTCCCCTTCCTCCAAACTCTCCTCGGTCACCTCTAATGGCTCCGGAGGTGACAAGGACTCCAAGTCGGGCCCATTGAAGCTCAGCGACATCGGCGTGGAGGACAAGTCGAGCTTCAAGCCGTACTCGAAGCCGGGCGCGGAGAAGAAGGAGCCGGGGGCGGCGGGCTGCGCGGGCGCCCCCGCCGCGGGGGTCGCGGCCGGTGAGAAGTCGGGATTCCGGGTGCCGAGCGCCACCTGCCAGCCGTTCACCCCAAGGACAGGCAGCCCCAACTCCAGCGCCTCCGCCTGCTCGCCGGGGCTGCTGCCGGCCGAGGGCAAAGGCGGAGAGGACAAGAAGGACTCGGAGGGCTGTGGAAAGAGCGGCAACTCTGGCTCGGAGGGAGGCCCGGGCACCACCAGCATCAGCCACAGCCGGATTAGCGTGAGCTGTGCCGGGATTAACGTGGAGGTCAACCAGCACCAGGAGAGCACGCCGGGCTCCAAGCCCATCGCTTCGGACTCCGCCTCCTCCTGTAGCAGCAccactgccacctcctccacctCCGTCCTGGGCTCCGGTCTCGTGGCCCCCGTCTCCCCCTACAAGCCGGGCCAGACCgtcttccccctcccccccgcgGGCATGAGTTATCCGGGGACGCTGGCTGGAGCCTACGCCGGCTACCCGCCCCAGTTCCTGCCGCACGGAGTGGCGCTGGACCCCACCAAATCCTCCAGCCTGGTGGGGGCCCAGCTGGCCGCCgccagcagcctgggctgcagcaagcCGGCGGGGTCGAGCCCGCTGGCGGGCGCGTCGCCGCCGTCGGTGATGACGGCGAGCCTGTGCCGAGACCCGTACTGCCTGAGCTACCACTGCGCCAGCCACCTGGCTGGAGCCGCCGGCGCCTCCTGCGCCCATGACCAGGCACTCAAGTCCGGATACCCCCTCGTCTACCCCACCCACCCTTTGCACAGCGTCCACTCCTCGCTGACTGGCGCCACGCCGCCCTCACTGGCCGGCCACCCTTTGTACCCCTACGGCTTCATGCTCCCCAACGACCCCCAGCCACACATCTGCAACTGGGTGTCAGCGAACGGACCCTGCGACAAGCGCTTCGCTACCTCGGAGGAGCTGCTTAGCCACTTGCGGACCCATACTGCCTTCCCGGGCACCGATAAACTCCTCTCCAGCTACCCCAGCTCCTCGTCGCTGGCCAGCGCGGCGGCCGCGGCCATGGCATGTCACATGCACATCCCCACAACGGGCGCCCCGGGCAGCCCGGGCACGCTGGCCCTGCGCAGCCCACACCATGCATTGGGACTCGGCAGCCGCTACCACCCGTACTCCAAGAGCCCCCTGCCCACCCCCGGGGCCCCCGTGCCCGTGCCCGCCGCCACCGGACCCTACTACTCCCCTTACGCACTCTATGGGCAGAGACTCACCACAGCCTCGGCCCTGGGGTACCAGTGA